The Candidatus Eisenbacteria bacterium genome window below encodes:
- a CDS encoding thiolase family protein — MRPVYVAGTGLHPFGRFPDESLTAIGAGAVRAALAEAGVQRGGFQAAFCGCVYGGVASGHKVLTALGLSGVPMVNLEAGCASGGAALSLGATQIAAGVYDTVLVFGLEKMPRGMIRSSFFEPWREEAGLAATPGYFALRAQRLMFESDVTPQDLAQVSVKNHLQGVHNPNAMYRKAITAEEVLASPLVCEPLRLLMLCSPNEGAAAVVLSATPPAAGPAIRVAAVQLRSHLAGNVLGEHTPLCGIADDDVTPPTTMAAQAAYAEAGIGPDGIDVVELQDTDAAREILSAEELGLCPRGGGGKWVRDGGGEMRSRRPVNPSGGLLSKGEPLGASALGQVVELVWQLRGACGPRQVPSARVGLAHTVGRGANACVAILAR, encoded by the coding sequence GTGAGACCCGTCTACGTCGCCGGCACGGGCCTGCATCCGTTCGGGCGATTCCCCGACGAGAGCCTCACCGCGATCGGCGCCGGCGCCGTACGCGCCGCGCTCGCCGAGGCGGGTGTGCAGCGCGGCGGCTTCCAGGCGGCGTTCTGCGGCTGCGTCTACGGCGGCGTCGCGTCGGGTCACAAGGTGCTGACCGCCCTCGGGCTCTCGGGCGTCCCCATGGTCAATCTCGAGGCCGGCTGCGCGAGCGGCGGCGCGGCGCTGTCGCTCGGCGCCACCCAAATCGCGGCGGGCGTGTACGATACCGTGCTCGTGTTCGGCCTCGAGAAGATGCCGCGCGGCATGATCCGGTCGTCGTTCTTCGAACCGTGGCGGGAGGAGGCGGGCCTGGCCGCGACGCCCGGCTACTTCGCGCTCCGCGCGCAGCGCCTGATGTTCGAGAGCGATGTGACGCCGCAGGATCTCGCGCAGGTGTCGGTGAAGAACCACCTCCAGGGCGTCCACAATCCGAACGCGATGTATCGCAAGGCGATCACCGCCGAGGAGGTCCTGGCATCGCCGCTCGTGTGCGAGCCGCTGCGCCTGCTCATGCTGTGCTCGCCGAACGAAGGTGCCGCCGCCGTGGTCCTCTCCGCCACGCCACCCGCGGCGGGTCCCGCGATCCGTGTGGCGGCGGTGCAGCTCCGCTCGCACCTCGCGGGAAACGTCCTCGGCGAGCACACGCCGCTCTGCGGGATCGCGGACGACGACGTCACGCCGCCCACGACCATGGCCGCGCAGGCAGCATACGCGGAAGCCGGCATCGGCCCCGACGGGATCGACGTAGTCGAGCTGCAGGACACGGACGCCGCGCGGGAGATCCTCTCCGCCGAGGAGCTCGGCCTCTGCCCGCGCGGCGGCGGCGGCAAGTGGGTCCGCGACGGCGGCGGCGAGATGCGCTCGCGCCGTCCCGTGAACCCGAGCGGCGGCCTCCTCTCCAAGGGGGAGCCGCTCGGCGCGTCCGCGCTCGGCCAGGTGGTGGAGCTCGTCTGGCAGCTCCGCGGCGCGTGCGGCCCGCGTCAGGTGCCGAGCGCGCGCGTCGGCCTCGCGCACACGGTTGGACGTGGCGCCAACGCCTGCGTCGCGATCCTCGCCCGCTAG
- a CDS encoding OB-fold domain-containing protein: protein MPEPRPIADGLFRVTPEGPRLLAGRCDGCGKLHFPASDSCPYCGGASCHETALAGTGQLFLYTVVKSAPPGYRGPLPYGFGVVELREGLRVVTRLTEPDAARLWRGQAMRLVIEPLFTDDDGTPVLSYAFAPGAPA from the coding sequence GTGCCGGAGCCGCGTCCCATCGCCGACGGCCTGTTTCGCGTCACGCCGGAAGGCCCGCGTCTGCTCGCCGGGCGCTGCGACGGATGTGGGAAGCTCCACTTCCCCGCCAGCGATTCATGTCCCTACTGCGGTGGGGCGTCCTGCCACGAGACGGCGCTCGCGGGAACGGGGCAGCTCTTCCTCTATACGGTGGTGAAGAGCGCACCGCCCGGCTACCGCGGACCGCTGCCGTACGGGTTCGGGGTCGTCGAGCTGCGCGAGGGGCTGCGCGTCGTCACGCGTCTAACCGAGCCCGACGCCGCGCGGCTGTGGCGGGGCCAGGCGATGCGGCTCGTCATCGAGCCGCTGTTCACCGACGACGACGGGACGCCCGTCTTGTCGTATGCGTTCGCGCCCGGGGCGCCGGCGTGA